The following proteins come from a genomic window of Caloenas nicobarica isolate bCalNic1 chromosome 6, bCalNic1.hap1, whole genome shotgun sequence:
- the LOC135990372 gene encoding putative methyltransferase DDB_G0268948 isoform X1 produces MKYSGDKLSNFNTCFDSADCFKVASIFSPWVPGHPSMATQLFEGREHAAVYQKYRFAPGEELQQTILTYLREKGANPAELVVDVGCGSGQGTRFLAEHFKKVVGTDVSKAQIQEARDVPSPPNISYLVCPAEELPFEDASVDLLASFTAAHWFDIEKFMREANRVVKPGGCMVISTYTMDMSLRYGNCSERLTEIFREAWDVLLKYTHSRVKHVLEDYKEIFEAVPFPDKKRITNIFDKIPMTVAGVIGYLESVSPYQAFMKSDPDAAKSFLPETEKRMLETMGVSSRETPVEFWVRHVCVVACKRQ; encoded by the exons atgaaatattctggAGACAAGCTCAGCAACTTCAACACATGCTTTGATTCAGCAGACTGTTTCAAGGTGGCCTCCATCTTCAGCCCCTGG GTGCCAGGTCACCCAAGCATGGCCACCCAGTTGTTCGAGGGGAGAGAGCATGCGGCTGTCTACCAGAAATACAGGTTTGCTCCAGGTGAAGAGCTGCAGCAAACCATCCTCACCTACCTGCGGGAAAAG GGGGCAAACCCTGCTGAGCTGGTGGTGGATGTCGGCTGTGGGTCTGGACAAGGCACCCGCTTCCTTGCTGAGCACTTCAAGAAGGTGGTGGGAACGGACGTCAGCAAAGCACAGATCCAGGAGGCCAGGGATGTTCCCTCCCCACCCAACATCTCCTACCT CGTATgccctgcagaggagctgccatTTGAGGATGCCTCGGTGGACCTCCTGGCTTCATTTACAGCCGCACACTGGTTTGATATCGAGAAGTTCATGAGAGAAGCAAACCGGGTGGTTAAGCCAGGTGGTTGCATGGTCATCAGCACCTACACCATGGACATGAGCCTGCGCTATGGAAACTGCTCCGAAAGGCTGACCGAAATCTTCAGGGAG GCCTGGGAcgtgcttttaaaatacacgCATAGCAGAGTGAAACATGTCTTGGAAGACTACAAAGAGATCTTTGAGGCCGTACCATTTCCAGACAAGAAGAG AATCACCAATATCTTTGACAAAATTCCCATGACAGTTGCTGGTGTGATTGGTTACTTGGAGTCTGTCTCTCCGTATCAAGCCTTTATGAAGAGTGACCCTGATGCTGCAAAATCCTTCCTTCCAGAGACTGAAAAGAG GATGCTGGAGACAATGGGAGTTTCTTCTCGTGAAACCCCAGTGGAGTTCTGGGTGAGGCACGTCTGTGTGGTGGCGTGCAAGAGACAGTGA
- the LOC135990372 gene encoding putative methyltransferase DDB_G0268948 isoform X2 produces the protein MATQLFEGREHAAVYQKYRFAPGEELQQTILTYLREKGANPAELVVDVGCGSGQGTRFLAEHFKKVVGTDVSKAQIQEARDVPSPPNISYLVCPAEELPFEDASVDLLASFTAAHWFDIEKFMREANRVVKPGGCMVISTYTMDMSLRYGNCSERLTEIFREAWDVLLKYTHSRVKHVLEDYKEIFEAVPFPDKKRITNIFDKIPMTVAGVIGYLESVSPYQAFMKSDPDAAKSFLPETEKRMLETMGVSSRETPVEFWVRHVCVVACKRQ, from the exons ATGGCCACCCAGTTGTTCGAGGGGAGAGAGCATGCGGCTGTCTACCAGAAATACAGGTTTGCTCCAGGTGAAGAGCTGCAGCAAACCATCCTCACCTACCTGCGGGAAAAG GGGGCAAACCCTGCTGAGCTGGTGGTGGATGTCGGCTGTGGGTCTGGACAAGGCACCCGCTTCCTTGCTGAGCACTTCAAGAAGGTGGTGGGAACGGACGTCAGCAAAGCACAGATCCAGGAGGCCAGGGATGTTCCCTCCCCACCCAACATCTCCTACCT CGTATgccctgcagaggagctgccatTTGAGGATGCCTCGGTGGACCTCCTGGCTTCATTTACAGCCGCACACTGGTTTGATATCGAGAAGTTCATGAGAGAAGCAAACCGGGTGGTTAAGCCAGGTGGTTGCATGGTCATCAGCACCTACACCATGGACATGAGCCTGCGCTATGGAAACTGCTCCGAAAGGCTGACCGAAATCTTCAGGGAG GCCTGGGAcgtgcttttaaaatacacgCATAGCAGAGTGAAACATGTCTTGGAAGACTACAAAGAGATCTTTGAGGCCGTACCATTTCCAGACAAGAAGAG AATCACCAATATCTTTGACAAAATTCCCATGACAGTTGCTGGTGTGATTGGTTACTTGGAGTCTGTCTCTCCGTATCAAGCCTTTATGAAGAGTGACCCTGATGCTGCAAAATCCTTCCTTCCAGAGACTGAAAAGAG GATGCTGGAGACAATGGGAGTTTCTTCTCGTGAAACCCCAGTGGAGTTCTGGGTGAGGCACGTCTGTGTGGTGGCGTGCAAGAGACAGTGA